Proteins found in one Exiguobacterium sp. 9-2 genomic segment:
- the spxA gene encoding transcriptional regulator SpxA, whose translation MVTLYTSPSCTSCRKARAWLEEHEIPFVERNIFSEPLSLDEIKQILRMTEDGTDEIISTRSKVFSKLDVSVENLSLQHLYDLIQEYPGLLRRPILIDEKRLQVGYNEDEIRRFLPRKVRTFQLLEAQRLVNE comes from the coding sequence ATGGTAACACTCTATACTTCACCAAGTTGTACTTCTTGTCGGAAAGCACGCGCGTGGCTTGAAGAACATGAAATCCCGTTCGTAGAACGTAATATTTTTTCAGAACCATTATCGCTCGATGAAATCAAACAGATTCTTCGAATGACGGAAGATGGAACGGACGAGATTATCTCAACGCGTTCAAAAGTCTTCTCGAAACTCGATGTTTCCGTTGAAAACTTATCGTTGCAGCACCTATACGATTTAATTCAAGAATATCCTGGATTATTGCGTCGTCCGATTTTGATTGACGAAAAACGTCTTCAAGTAGGATATAACGAGGATGAAATCCGTCGATTCTTACCACGCAAGGTGCGTACATTCCAACTTTTGGAAGCACAGCGTCTTGTAAACGAGTAA
- a CDS encoding ABC transporter ATP-binding protein codes for METILSVRDLNVAFHTYAGTVQAVRGVSFDLKKGETLAIVGESGSGKSVTSKAIMRLIPNPPGEITKGEILFEGRDLVKLSDKEMQKVRGRDIAMIFQDPMTSLNPTMTIYKQIAEGLKRHQGLTGDAAKKRTLELLTLVGIPNPEARLKQYPHQLSGGMRQRIVIAIALACNPKVLIADEPTTALDVTIQAQILELLKDIQQKTGTAIIFITHDLGVVANMADRVAVMYAGKLIEKGTVDEIFYEPRHPYTWGLLGSMPRPSDDRSQDLPAIPGTPPNLLHPPVGDAFAPRNKYAMKIDFEKEPPFFKITDTHEAATWLLHPQAPYVEPPLAIRDLALKYRPDSVFAKSLLKGGLK; via the coding sequence ATGGAAACAATCTTGTCAGTCCGCGACCTGAATGTCGCTTTCCATACGTACGCCGGGACGGTTCAAGCCGTCCGCGGAGTATCGTTCGATTTAAAAAAAGGTGAAACACTCGCAATCGTTGGTGAGTCCGGTTCTGGTAAATCGGTTACTTCAAAAGCCATCATGCGTCTGATTCCAAATCCGCCAGGTGAAATCACAAAAGGTGAGATCTTATTCGAAGGTCGCGATTTGGTTAAGCTTTCCGATAAAGAAATGCAAAAAGTACGCGGTCGTGATATCGCAATGATCTTCCAAGATCCAATGACATCACTTAACCCGACAATGACGATCTACAAACAGATTGCCGAAGGTTTAAAACGTCACCAAGGATTGACAGGTGATGCTGCTAAAAAACGTACGCTTGAATTACTGACGCTTGTAGGGATTCCAAACCCAGAAGCACGTCTGAAACAATATCCACACCAATTGTCTGGTGGGATGCGTCAACGGATCGTCATCGCAATCGCACTTGCTTGTAATCCGAAAGTCTTGATTGCCGATGAGCCGACGACAGCACTCGATGTTACGATTCAAGCGCAAATCCTCGAGTTGTTGAAAGACATTCAACAAAAAACGGGTACAGCGATAATCTTCATCACGCACGATTTAGGCGTCGTAGCGAACATGGCCGATCGTGTAGCGGTCATGTATGCAGGTAAATTGATTGAGAAGGGTACAGTCGATGAGATTTTCTACGAGCCACGTCATCCATATACTTGGGGACTCCTTGGTTCAATGCCACGTCCATCGGATGACCGTTCACAAGATTTACCGGCGATTCCAGGAACACCACCTAACTTACTTCATCCACCAGTCGGTGACGCGTTTGCACCACGAAATAAATATGCAATGAAGATTGATTTTGAAAAAGAACCTCCTTTCTTCAAAATTACAGATACTCACGAAGCGGCGACATGGTTGCTCCACCCACAAGCACCGTATGTTGAGCCACCACTTGCAATTCGGGATCTGGCGTTGAAATACCGCCCAGATAGCGTATTCGCGAAATCGCTTCTGAAAGGCGGTCTGAAATAA
- a CDS encoding HD domain-containing protein → MSLTLVTILDHPIAQKYLSRSGLNHAISVAERALTLATKRGLDADTATKAALLHDIGHYEWYTDGTWNYDLYRQNDIHAIKGAERAHKLLIRLGEEPARAKEIALAVLLHTDSYLPPGAINRTPLQQLVHDADTLEEQPGGLHHYEKIDFDEAMRRLDAIDSVVHRFAHLPRIASEN, encoded by the coding sequence ATGTCATTAACACTCGTCACTATTCTCGATCATCCGATCGCTCAAAAATATTTATCCCGTTCTGGCTTGAATCATGCGATTTCAGTAGCTGAACGCGCTCTGACGCTCGCTACGAAGCGAGGTTTAGATGCGGATACAGCTACGAAAGCTGCACTCCTCCATGACATCGGGCATTACGAATGGTATACCGATGGCACTTGGAACTATGATCTCTATCGTCAAAATGATATTCATGCCATTAAAGGGGCTGAACGCGCCCATAAACTTTTGATTCGCCTTGGTGAAGAACCAGCACGCGCCAAAGAAATCGCACTTGCCGTTCTCTTGCATACGGATTCGTATCTTCCACCTGGTGCAATCAACCGGACACCACTTCAACAACTTGTGCACGATGCGGATACGCTAGAAGAACAACCAGGCGGACTACATCACTATGAAAAAATCGATTTTGATGAAGCCATGCGCCGTCTTGATGCGATTGATTCTGTCGTTCATCGCTTCGCGCATCTTCCACGAATTGCATCAGAAAATTAA
- a CDS encoding ABC transporter ATP-binding protein produces the protein MENRNKLLEVKNLKQHFNIGRGRVVKAVDGLSFDIYEGEVLGLVGESGCGKSTTGRSIIGLYEATDGEVMFKGENVHGKKSRKDKLKFNRAMQMIFQDPYASLNPRMTVGDIIAEGIDIHGLAKSKDERNNRVYDLLETVGLTKEHASRYPHEFSGGQRQRIGIARALAVEPDFIIADEPISALDVSIQAQVVNLMKKLQRDRSLTYLFIAHDLSMVKYISDRIGVMYQGHLVELCSADRLYENPVHAYTKSLLSAIPLPDPEHERTRKRIVYDRPTSGPVGKSDEDSSIPPLREIEPGHFVSMTDAELEAYQAQLV, from the coding sequence ATGGAAAACCGTAATAAATTACTTGAAGTAAAAAACTTGAAGCAACACTTCAACATTGGACGCGGACGTGTCGTTAAAGCGGTTGATGGTTTATCATTCGATATCTATGAAGGCGAAGTACTTGGTCTTGTAGGTGAATCGGGTTGTGGTAAATCAACGACTGGTCGCTCAATCATCGGATTGTATGAGGCGACAGACGGCGAAGTCATGTTCAAAGGTGAAAACGTTCATGGTAAAAAGTCGCGTAAAGATAAACTGAAGTTCAACCGTGCGATGCAAATGATTTTCCAAGACCCTTATGCGTCACTTAACCCACGGATGACAGTCGGTGATATCATCGCTGAGGGAATTGATATTCATGGTCTAGCAAAGTCGAAAGACGAGCGGAATAACCGTGTGTACGATTTACTCGAAACAGTTGGTTTGACGAAAGAACATGCGAGCCGTTACCCACACGAGTTCTCGGGTGGTCAGCGTCAACGGATTGGAATCGCGCGTGCGCTTGCTGTAGAACCGGACTTCATCATCGCGGATGAGCCAATCTCGGCACTTGACGTATCGATTCAAGCGCAGGTCGTCAACTTGATGAAAAAACTGCAACGTGACCGTAGTTTGACTTACTTGTTCATCGCCCACGACTTATCGATGGTAAAATATATCTCGGATCGTATCGGTGTTATGTACCAAGGTCACCTCGTTGAACTATGTAGTGCGGATCGCTTATATGAGAATCCGGTCCATGCTTATACGAAATCGCTCTTGTCTGCGATTCCTCTTCCGGATCCAGAGCACGAGCGTACACGTAAGCGGATCGTTTATGATCGTCCGACGAGTGGACCTGTTGGTAAATCAGATGAAGATTCAAGCATTCCACCACTTCGTGAAATCGAACCAGGTCATTTTGTTTCGATGACGGATGCAGAACTGGAAGCATATCAAGCGCAACTCGTATAA